A single Bacillus sp. HMF5848 DNA region contains:
- a CDS encoding YvrJ family protein, with amino-acid sequence MEQWVTLISEVGFPIIVTLYLLHRIEAKLEVLIQSIQALPARIEQLGNK; translated from the coding sequence ATGGAGCAATGGGTAACACTAATAAGTGAGGTAGGATTTCCGATAATAGTAACACTATATTTGCTGCATCGGATAGAGGCAAAGCTTGAGGTGCTTATTCAGTCAATCCAAGCCCTACCTGCTAGAATTGAGCAATTAGGTAATAAATAA
- a CDS encoding LacI family DNA-binding transcriptional regulator translates to MTTIKDIAKIAGVSITTVSRALNGYSDVNEGTRKKIMDVAKQLNYSPNTLARSLVMNKSKTIGLLVSGWKRSSAKDNFTFEVLSGINDYIGTTDYDIVLFSTDSTKQREKTYSQLCRERRVDGVILQGIKLDDPYLEEVVESDIPCVLIDIPIKSSSVGFVTTDNVIGAYSAVNYLIGLGHKNIAMVNGHELAFVSQKRLQGYMDAHREANLPIRTSWILDGEFDEERAETVAFELLSSNKEITAVFCASDLMALGVLKATEKLGIQVPTDLSILGYDDIILASYVKPALTTVKQDIFQMGFEAAKMIVQMLDGTQGPKVVTLPTEIIKRNSCAVKS, encoded by the coding sequence ATGACAACTATTAAAGACATTGCTAAAATAGCTGGTGTGTCTATAACTACTGTCTCGAGAGCACTTAATGGATACTCTGACGTAAATGAGGGCACACGAAAAAAAATAATGGATGTAGCAAAACAACTAAATTATAGTCCTAACACGCTTGCCCGTAGTTTAGTAATGAATAAATCTAAAACAATAGGGTTACTTGTTTCTGGCTGGAAACGATCATCTGCAAAAGATAATTTTACATTTGAAGTACTATCAGGTATCAATGACTATATAGGCACGACTGATTATGATATTGTTCTATTTAGCACAGACTCAACAAAACAGAGGGAAAAGACCTATTCACAGTTATGTCGTGAACGCCGAGTTGATGGTGTTATTCTTCAAGGAATCAAACTAGATGATCCATATCTTGAAGAGGTAGTAGAAAGTGACATTCCTTGTGTTCTGATAGATATTCCGATAAAAAGTTCTTCTGTAGGTTTTGTCACCACTGATAATGTTATTGGTGCATATAGTGCTGTAAACTATCTTATTGGGTTAGGACATAAGAATATTGCTATGGTTAATGGGCATGAACTAGCTTTTGTTAGTCAAAAGCGTTTACAAGGATATATGGATGCTCATAGAGAAGCCAATTTGCCGATTCGAACCTCTTGGATTTTAGATGGAGAGTTTGATGAGGAAAGAGCTGAAACAGTTGCATTTGAATTATTGTCTTCTAACAAAGAAATAACAGCGGTGTTTTGTGCAAGTGACTTAATGGCATTGGGTGTTTTAAAGGCCACTGAAAAGCTTGGAATTCAAGTGCCGACAGATTTATCGATATTAGGATACGACGATATTATACTAGCTAGCTATGTAAAGCCCGCACTAACAACAGTTAAACAGGATATATTTCAAATGGGATTTGAGGCTGCCAAAATGATTGTACAGATGCTGGATGGTACTCAAGGTCCTAAAGTTGTAACATTGCCAACCGAAATAATAAAAAGAAATAGTTGTGCTGTCAAAAGCTGA
- a CDS encoding carbohydrate ABC transporter permease: protein MKKKYSKSLIREAGTGYFFMSPTIFVLLMFVIGPILYAIFLSFNKVQLLGGTSYDFVGLKNFERIVNDQRALIALWNTFKYVIIVVPTQTMLALILAASLNAGMKGQKFFRIVYYLPTLTSSAVLTLIFMWMYNKNGLINHILELFGLPTYNWIGDPQIALTAIMIMNIWSTAPFFMVIYLAALQDIPDSLYEAASLDGATGIQKFLYVTVPYLRPVTSFVVIMGIIGTFQLFDQSYIFSGGSGGPNNSTLTVVLLIYQYAFKTLGTMGYAAALAFALALVILLATLIQRKFSKEESLY, encoded by the coding sequence ATGAAAAAGAAATATTCTAAAAGTTTAATTCGGGAAGCTGGGACAGGTTACTTTTTTATGTCTCCTACCATTTTCGTTTTATTAATGTTTGTAATTGGCCCCATTTTGTACGCTATTTTTCTATCATTTAACAAAGTGCAGTTACTTGGTGGTACATCTTATGATTTTGTGGGACTGAAGAATTTTGAGCGAATCGTAAATGACCAACGTGCATTGATTGCACTTTGGAATACATTTAAATATGTTATTATCGTTGTCCCGACTCAGACGATGTTGGCTCTTATACTCGCAGCTTCACTAAATGCTGGAATGAAGGGACAAAAGTTTTTTAGGATTGTTTATTATTTACCAACCTTAACTTCATCAGCGGTACTAACACTTATTTTTATGTGGATGTACAACAAAAATGGTTTGATTAATCACATACTAGAGTTATTCGGATTACCAACTTATAACTGGATCGGAGACCCTCAAATAGCCTTAACGGCTATTATGATTATGAATATCTGGTCGACAGCGCCATTCTTTATGGTTATTTATTTAGCTGCATTACAAGATATCCCGGATTCGTTATATGAGGCAGCTTCTTTAGATGGAGCTACCGGTATTCAAAAGTTTTTATACGTTACTGTACCTTATTTACGACCAGTTACGTCATTTGTAGTGATTATGGGTATAATTGGGACATTTCAGCTGTTTGATCAATCATATATTTTTTCTGGTGGATCAGGGGGGCCTAATAACTCTACGTTAACTGTTGTATTACTGATTTATCAATATGCATTTAAGACGCTAGGTACGATGGGGTATGCAGCTGCATTAGCGTTTGCATTAGCATTGGTTATTTTATTAGCCACATTAATACAACGCAAATTCTCTAAAGAAGAATCGTTGTATTAA
- a CDS encoding DUF1659 domain-containing protein translates to MIESQVMDSQLRLVYVVGVTESGDPVLKSKNYNNVKTDALAEDLFSVAQAIASLQQYDVDHVERNNTRFLYSI, encoded by the coding sequence ATGATTGAAAGTCAAGTCATGGACTCGCAGTTACGATTAGTTTATGTTGTGGGAGTTACAGAAAGTGGCGATCCTGTTTTAAAAAGTAAAAATTACAACAATGTAAAAACGGATGCCTTGGCCGAAGATTTATTTTCAGTCGCTCAAGCCATTGCAAGCTTACAACAGTATGACGTTGACCACGTAGAACGAAACAACACAAGATTTTTGTACAGTATTTAA
- a CDS encoding Gfo/Idh/MocA family protein — MSKIRVGIIGTGFGAKVHAPILKEFSEKFDVVAIASVARGDVNKAREDSGVEKVYTDWRTMLANEILDLVIVASAPYLHHDMVVEAFKRGCHVLCEKPMSFNSEQAKAMIQARDEANKLGFITFEYRHLPARRKVRQIMKEGVLGEVLHVKYNAAFPAYQRLITQPSGWLGQKEFAGGMLGAVGSHMIDSLLWWLEDDVVELTANLHTHVKELKVDDDEIEKRTADDSFQLLTTFTKGATSVIDVQFALRHARHQWYLEIYGTEGSLVLENDNKVLLALKDTPLEEVMLETERKIPNHLSDVAKRYYPAYAPFAESLYSAIQNNAYINEYLPTFEDGEKVQNLIDASHVSSDTGKRQYL; from the coding sequence GTGTCTAAAATTAGAGTTGGTATTATAGGAACGGGATTTGGTGCGAAGGTTCATGCGCCTATTTTAAAAGAATTTAGTGAAAAGTTTGATGTTGTAGCCATTGCAAGTGTAGCACGAGGAGATGTGAATAAAGCTCGTGAAGACTCTGGTGTTGAAAAGGTATATACGGATTGGCGAACTATGTTAGCGAATGAAATTCTGGATCTAGTTATTGTAGCATCGGCGCCTTATTTACATCATGATATGGTAGTGGAAGCCTTTAAAAGGGGATGCCATGTTTTATGTGAAAAACCAATGTCATTTAACAGTGAACAAGCAAAAGCTATGATACAAGCAAGAGATGAAGCGAATAAGCTCGGATTTATCACGTTTGAATATCGACATTTGCCAGCACGTAGAAAAGTAAGACAAATAATGAAGGAAGGAGTTCTTGGAGAAGTTTTACATGTGAAGTACAATGCAGCGTTCCCTGCTTATCAACGTCTTATAACTCAGCCTTCAGGATGGTTAGGTCAAAAAGAATTTGCAGGAGGAATGCTTGGGGCTGTAGGTTCTCACATGATAGATTCCCTTTTATGGTGGCTAGAGGATGACGTTGTTGAACTAACAGCCAACCTTCATACGCATGTGAAAGAATTGAAAGTAGATGATGATGAAATAGAGAAACGTACTGCAGATGATTCATTTCAATTATTGACAACATTCACTAAAGGAGCAACAAGTGTAATCGACGTACAATTCGCTTTACGTCATGCTCGTCATCAATGGTATTTAGAAATCTATGGCACAGAAGGGTCACTTGTTTTAGAGAATGATAACAAAGTGTTGCTTGCTCTTAAAGATACACCTCTAGAAGAGGTAATGCTAGAAACTGAAAGAAAAATTCCTAATCATTTATCTGATGTAGCGAAAAGATACTACCCTGCATATGCACCGTTTGCAGAAAGTTTATACAGTGCAATTCAAAATAATGCATACATAAATGAATATTTGCCTACTTTTGAAGACGGGGAAAAAGTTCAAAATTTGATTGATGCAAGTCATGTTTCATCTGATACGGGGAAACGTCAATATTTATAG
- a CDS encoding DUF2922 domain-containing protein, translating into MLNLAKTLELHFLNEDGKTTKLTIDNPIEPMDVLAIDAAMDSILTANVFISTGGEYVSKKGARLIERNVSDIELP; encoded by the coding sequence GTGCTAAACTTGGCTAAAACACTAGAGTTGCATTTTCTAAATGAAGATGGGAAAACTACGAAGCTAACGATTGATAATCCGATTGAACCTATGGATGTATTAGCTATTGATGCGGCGATGGACAGCATTCTTACGGCTAATGTATTTATTTCGACTGGTGGTGAATATGTATCCAAAAAAGGTGCTCGCCTAATAGAGCGCAATGTGTCTGACATCGAATTACCATAA
- a CDS encoding ABC transporter substrate-binding protein has product MKSKKWLATLGMTSVLFGSVLAGCGGNDTSSGGNTEPTTEGTNNTAVEEPVTVTLAGWGGNESEAKLLKETIAAFEESHPNIKVNYEVISDQYMDVIQTRLIGGEAPDVFYLDAFEAPKLIATGVLEPLDSYVTEEFDVDDFEKPLLDAFKGEDGNFYGFPKDFSTLALFYNKTMFEEAGVEVPKTWDELREVSKVLTKGEDVFGFGVAPELARQYFVGESLGGQIVKDNMANFADSKVVEALQPIIDQHNIDKTSAQPNEVGAGWGGEMFGQGKAAMVIEGNWAIPYLQDTFPDIDFGTAEVPTINGKEGTMAYTVAYVMNKASDKKEAAWELLSYLTGKDGMEIWTSKGFALPTRKSVAEKLGWDKDELRAPIVAGASYATVWSEGTNLPIIMNNFNNQFVSAFLGEQPLDKALQSAQEQANSEIDANQ; this is encoded by the coding sequence ATGAAAAGTAAAAAGTGGTTGGCAACTCTTGGTATGACATCTGTTCTTTTTGGAAGCGTTTTAGCAGGTTGTGGAGGGAATGATACAAGTTCAGGAGGCAATACTGAACCAACAACTGAAGGAACAAACAACACAGCAGTAGAAGAACCAGTAACTGTGACTTTAGCAGGTTGGGGAGGGAATGAATCTGAAGCAAAGCTTCTAAAAGAAACGATTGCAGCTTTTGAAGAATCTCATCCAAACATTAAAGTGAATTATGAAGTGATTTCAGATCAATATATGGACGTTATCCAAACGCGCCTTATCGGTGGTGAAGCACCAGACGTTTTCTATCTTGATGCTTTTGAGGCACCTAAATTAATTGCTACCGGTGTATTAGAGCCACTAGATAGCTATGTAACAGAAGAATTTGATGTTGATGATTTTGAAAAGCCTTTATTAGATGCTTTTAAAGGTGAAGATGGTAACTTTTATGGTTTTCCTAAGGATTTCTCAACTTTAGCACTTTTCTATAATAAAACTATGTTTGAAGAAGCAGGCGTAGAAGTTCCAAAAACTTGGGACGAACTTCGCGAAGTTTCAAAGGTACTAACTAAGGGAGAAGACGTATTCGGTTTTGGCGTTGCACCTGAATTAGCACGTCAATACTTTGTGGGCGAGTCTTTAGGTGGACAAATTGTAAAAGATAATATGGCAAACTTCGCTGATTCCAAGGTTGTTGAAGCATTACAACCAATTATTGACCAGCATAATATAGATAAAACATCTGCACAGCCAAATGAAGTTGGCGCAGGCTGGGGAGGAGAAATGTTCGGTCAAGGTAAAGCGGCTATGGTAATTGAAGGGAACTGGGCAATTCCTTACTTACAAGATACATTCCCTGACATTGATTTTGGTACTGCTGAAGTTCCGACTATTAATGGTAAAGAAGGAACGATGGCATATACAGTTGCTTATGTCATGAATAAAGCATCTGATAAGAAAGAAGCTGCTTGGGAGTTGTTATCTTACTTAACAGGCAAAGATGGGATGGAAATTTGGACATCTAAAGGCTTTGCTCTACCTACTCGTAAATCAGTAGCTGAAAAATTAGGTTGGGATAAAGATGAACTACGCGCTCCAATCGTTGCAGGTGCTTCATATGCAACAGTATGGTCTGAAGGGACAAACTTACCAATTATTATGAATAACTTTAACAACCAATTTGTAAGTGCATTCTTAGGTGAACAACCATTAGACAAAGCATTACAATCAGCTCAAGAACAAGCGAATAGTGAAATTGATGCAAACCAATAA
- a CDS encoding carbohydrate ABC transporter permease has protein sequence MKKTSIGKSFLYVILVLYAIITFIPFLWALSSSFKTLEEIVSGAISFIPKDFTFDNYKQIFINQELFPRWVFNSFVIAGSVTALNLIFNSMAGYALARLSFPGRKSLFIIILAVLMIPAQVTMIPNYLILKSLGWLNSYHGMIVPTMINATFIFMMRQFFINFPKELEEAAALDGLSRIGTFFRIVLPLARPALAAQAIFVFMGSWNDFLRPLIVLSSPELFTLPLGLNTFKGQYISYWNLIMAASMVSTLPVLILYTFLNRYFIKGVSFTGGK, from the coding sequence ATGAAGAAAACTAGTATTGGTAAAAGTTTTTTATATGTCATTTTAGTATTGTATGCCATTATCACGTTTATTCCATTTCTTTGGGCCTTATCTTCATCTTTTAAAACGTTAGAAGAGATTGTTAGTGGTGCTATTTCATTTATTCCTAAAGATTTTACGTTTGATAACTATAAGCAAATCTTTATTAATCAAGAATTGTTTCCAAGATGGGTGTTTAATAGCTTTGTAATTGCTGGGTCTGTTACAGCTTTAAATCTAATATTTAACTCAATGGCTGGGTATGCATTAGCAAGATTAAGCTTCCCAGGACGCAAATCTTTATTTATCATTATTTTAGCTGTGCTAATGATTCCTGCTCAGGTAACAATGATTCCAAACTATTTAATACTAAAATCGTTAGGATGGCTGAACTCATACCATGGAATGATTGTGCCTACCATGATTAATGCTACATTTATCTTCATGATGCGTCAGTTCTTTATTAATTTTCCTAAAGAGCTTGAAGAAGCAGCTGCTCTTGATGGATTATCAAGAATTGGGACATTTTTTAGAATTGTATTACCTCTTGCCCGACCTGCGCTTGCAGCTCAAGCGATATTTGTATTTATGGGTTCCTGGAATGACTTTTTAAGACCTTTAATTGTATTATCAAGTCCTGAATTATTTACTTTGCCTTTAGGACTTAATACATTTAAAGGGCAATATATAAGTTATTGGAATTTGATTATGGCAGCATCAATGGTGTCAACGCTACCTGTATTAATTTTGTATACTTTCTTAAACAGGTATTTTATAAAAGGAGTTTCTTTTACGGGTGGAAAATAA
- a CDS encoding Type 1 glutamine amidotransferase-like domain-containing protein, with the protein MKTHYYLGWFENFFPDNIGRALQEDITDRKSLVMISANPSFYEEDGATERSWLDQAGIMFDEYHLINYRIQKEAAKTLIQNASVIFLLGGQTLEQNSFLMEYEMSDLIKKSRAVVMGASAGAINMSAKWLCSKNFGDKVEKSSVYDGIGLDDFSVLSHYDLENNIELVQSELSPLSEEMNIYASNKDCAVRIKEDKIDIFGNVYLISRSKIQKLVETL; encoded by the coding sequence ATGAAAACTCACTATTATTTAGGTTGGTTTGAAAATTTTTTCCCGGATAATATAGGAAGGGCTTTACAGGAGGATATAACTGATAGAAAATCACTTGTTATGATTAGCGCGAATCCATCTTTTTATGAAGAGGATGGTGCTACTGAACGATCATGGCTTGACCAGGCCGGCATTATGTTTGATGAATATCATTTAATTAACTATCGCATACAGAAGGAAGCTGCCAAAACGTTAATTCAAAATGCTTCAGTTATTTTCTTGTTGGGTGGACAGACTCTTGAACAAAATAGTTTTTTGATGGAATATGAAATGTCGGATTTGATTAAAAAAAGCAGAGCCGTTGTGATGGGAGCAAGCGCTGGTGCTATAAACATGTCCGCAAAATGGTTATGCTCGAAAAACTTTGGAGATAAAGTAGAAAAAAGCTCTGTCTACGACGGAATCGGCCTTGACGATTTTTCCGTCTTATCTCATTATGATCTTGAAAATAACATTGAGCTTGTTCAAAGCGAACTGTCTCCCTTATCGGAAGAAATGAATATTTATGCGTCAAACAAAGATTGCGCTGTTCGTATAAAGGAAGACAAAATCGACATTTTTGGCAATGTATATTTAATTTCCCGCTCAAAGATTCAGAAATTGGTTGAGACGCTCTAG
- a CDS encoding S9 family peptidase, whose amino-acid sequence MVTFRKPEVTQFFRTFGIQQFAVNQDESQLVFSTNISGKYNLWAMDLPNQFPYPLTFNDQSCQSVFYDKQNRYIVAGFDQDGDENSQLYAVPTSGGPLEPLRIAEGQRHMNPFFSEDGRYLYYTSTKENGMYLNTYKYDVEADEEALIHVGDKGATYLVAASADGQSLAFLQHFANTYMPAFIKCGDTIKSLTPPSDKQFTVGDIVFTSNNMVYFTTNFEADFSYLARYNIEQDSFEKVLDLNTEDITMLKYTKDENILYIVACKGVEDILYRFDVTTNEYIKIDTPLASIEQLKIAKSGAIYILGRSATKPFNIFRMQKDNSEWQALTNYGVPGVQESDLCEPDVLQYPSFDGLKIEALFFKAKEDVSNGHVILWPHGGPQAAERKSFRAMFQFLINRGYSIFAPNFRGSDGYGLAFKKMVEGDWGHGPRLDNIEGLEYLIKKGYVDRDKILLMGGSYGGYMALLLHGRHADYFKAVVDIFGPSDLFSFINSVPEHWKPAMAQWVGDPIRDKEKLIEYSPITYLDGMTKPMLVIQGAKDPRVVKEESDQIVEALREKGSEVEYIVFDDEGHGFSKKENEIKVYQSIMEFFDRFI is encoded by the coding sequence ATGGTGACATTTAGAAAACCTGAAGTAACGCAATTTTTCCGTACGTTCGGTATACAACAATTTGCAGTAAATCAAGACGAGTCACAATTAGTATTTAGCACGAATATAAGTGGTAAATATAATCTTTGGGCAATGGATTTACCGAATCAATTCCCGTATCCCTTAACTTTTAACGACCAAAGCTGTCAAAGTGTTTTTTATGACAAACAAAATCGTTACATAGTGGCAGGGTTTGACCAAGATGGTGATGAGAATTCTCAACTTTATGCTGTTCCAACGAGTGGCGGACCTTTAGAGCCTTTACGAATAGCAGAAGGACAAAGACATATGAATCCGTTTTTCTCAGAAGACGGACGTTATTTATATTACACATCAACAAAAGAAAATGGGATGTACTTAAATACATATAAATATGATGTAGAGGCCGATGAAGAAGCTTTAATTCATGTTGGAGATAAGGGTGCCACATATTTAGTTGCTGCAAGTGCTGATGGTCAATCCTTAGCCTTTTTGCAACATTTTGCGAACACATATATGCCTGCATTTATAAAATGTGGTGATACAATTAAGTCTTTAACTCCTCCATCAGATAAGCAATTTACTGTAGGGGATATTGTATTTACTTCAAACAACATGGTTTATTTTACTACTAACTTCGAGGCAGACTTCTCATATTTAGCCCGTTATAATATAGAACAAGATTCATTTGAAAAAGTTCTTGACCTAAACACTGAAGATATAACAATGCTAAAGTATACAAAAGATGAAAATATTTTATACATTGTAGCGTGTAAAGGTGTTGAAGATATTCTATATCGTTTTGATGTTACTACCAATGAGTATATAAAAATTGACACCCCTCTTGCTTCTATTGAACAACTGAAAATCGCAAAATCAGGTGCAATTTATATACTTGGACGCTCTGCTACAAAGCCCTTTAATATATTTAGAATGCAGAAGGACAACTCTGAATGGCAAGCACTTACTAATTATGGGGTACCAGGTGTACAAGAATCCGACTTATGTGAGCCTGATGTATTACAATATCCTTCTTTCGATGGACTAAAAATTGAAGCGTTATTTTTCAAAGCAAAAGAAGATGTAAGTAACGGGCATGTTATTTTATGGCCACACGGTGGACCACAAGCAGCTGAACGAAAGTCTTTTCGTGCTATGTTTCAATTTTTAATTAATCGTGGATATAGTATTTTTGCTCCTAACTTCCGCGGTTCTGATGGCTACGGTTTAGCATTTAAAAAGATGGTTGAAGGTGACTGGGGTCACGGTCCTCGTCTAGACAATATTGAAGGACTAGAATATTTAATTAAGAAGGGGTATGTCGACAGAGATAAAATCCTATTAATGGGTGGTAGCTACGGTGGCTACATGGCTCTCCTATTACATGGACGACACGCTGATTATTTTAAAGCAGTTGTGGATATATTCGGTCCAAGTGATTTATTCTCGTTTATTAACTCTGTTCCAGAGCATTGGAAGCCGGCCATGGCGCAATGGGTGGGGGATCCTATAAGAGATAAAGAAAAACTAATTGAATACTCACCAATCACATATCTAGATGGCATGACAAAACCAATGCTAGTCATCCAAGGTGCAAAAGACCCGCGTGTTGTCAAAGAAGAATCTGATCAAATCGTTGAAGCACTTCGAGAAAAAGGTAGTGAAGTTGAATACATTGTGTTTGATGATGAAGGCCATGGCTTCTCGAAAAAAGAAAATGAAATTAAAGTATATCAATCTATCATGGAGTTTTTTGATAGATTTATTTAA
- a CDS encoding glycoside hydrolase family 65 protein, producing MLKYDVGTGEYKDWIVSEVEFDPNFQGKAEAIMSLGNGYMGLRSSTEESYLGQVRGLFIAGTFNQFDEYEVTELPNAADLVEMNITINEEKFSLEKGRVTNYRRDLNLKNAELVRSFTWENSQGEKFEFIFRRFVSLNNIHLIAAKVEIKPINNNATIKIGSGINGQTTNTGTQHFHEGEKRIFDKKYIQMLSKTTESKIDFVYNTVHNAFINGNELTFDPRMVMDRRKVFIEGTFSVSTGETLTFEKLSNIYSSRDKKYSHENYSLDTLREDSLLNLKSEATKGYDVLFSESVTAWAEKWRDMAITIDSKHDFDQLAIRFAHYHLILMTPAHDNRFGIAAKGLTGEGYKGHSFWDTEIFILPFLSYTYPVIARRLLEYRYNTIAGARKKAEVNGYEGAMYPWESAFTGDEVTPVWGAVDIVTGKATKIWSGFIEQHITADISFALWQYYQLTGDQEFMDRFGYEMLFDTATFWASRLEWNEEKGYYGINNVIGPDEYKEHVSNNAFTNYMAHWNIELAIEYYNELTSERPELWASLNKKLNLEEAFSKWTTKIRKIYLPEPREEDLVIPQDDTYLTKKTIDLTKYKNQNHVGSIFEDYNLEQVNDIQVSKQADIMVLFYLLENKFSKDVKRANWNYYEPKTLHDSSLSLSTHSVLASDMDDPELAYSLFERAARIDLGPNMKSSDHGMHTASIGGVWQCVVNGFGGVRMLDGKLRIDSKLPKQWNKLKFPINWKGDRLEVTVTPSTIIVKNVSQKNTQVEFEAHGKQYTLSDELTIQY from the coding sequence TTGTTGAAATATGATGTGGGAACCGGGGAATATAAAGACTGGATTGTTTCTGAAGTTGAATTTGATCCAAATTTTCAAGGGAAAGCTGAAGCGATCATGTCTTTAGGAAATGGGTATATGGGATTAAGGTCATCTACGGAAGAATCATACTTAGGTCAAGTACGAGGATTGTTTATTGCAGGAACCTTCAACCAGTTTGACGAGTATGAAGTCACTGAGCTACCCAACGCTGCCGATTTAGTAGAAATGAATATTACTATTAATGAAGAAAAATTTTCTCTTGAAAAAGGCAGAGTAACGAATTATAGACGAGATTTAAATTTAAAAAACGCTGAACTTGTAAGAAGTTTTACTTGGGAGAACAGTCAAGGAGAAAAGTTCGAATTTATTTTTCGCCGTTTTGTTTCATTAAATAATATTCATTTAATAGCTGCGAAGGTTGAGATAAAGCCTATAAACAACAATGCAACAATTAAAATTGGTTCTGGTATAAATGGTCAAACAACGAATACTGGTACGCAGCACTTTCACGAAGGTGAAAAACGTATTTTTGATAAAAAATACATTCAAATGCTAAGCAAAACAACAGAGTCGAAAATAGATTTTGTTTATAACACTGTGCACAATGCCTTTATTAACGGGAATGAATTGACTTTCGATCCACGTATGGTAATGGATCGAAGAAAAGTATTTATTGAAGGTACTTTTTCAGTCTCGACAGGTGAGACACTAACGTTTGAAAAACTATCAAATATTTATTCAAGTCGCGACAAAAAGTATAGCCATGAAAACTATTCTCTTGATACTCTTCGTGAGGATTCTCTTTTAAACCTTAAATCAGAAGCGACTAAGGGATATGATGTTTTGTTCTCAGAGAGTGTAACTGCATGGGCGGAAAAATGGAGAGACATGGCTATTACAATTGATAGCAAGCATGATTTTGATCAATTAGCAATTCGTTTTGCACATTATCATCTGATTCTCATGACACCAGCCCATGACAATCGCTTTGGAATAGCTGCAAAAGGATTAACAGGTGAAGGATATAAAGGCCATTCCTTCTGGGATACAGAAATCTTCATTTTACCATTCTTAAGCTACACATATCCTGTAATAGCTCGTAGATTACTAGAATACCGCTACAATACAATTGCTGGAGCTCGTAAAAAAGCAGAAGTAAACGGTTATGAAGGTGCTATGTACCCATGGGAGTCAGCCTTTACTGGTGATGAAGTAACACCTGTTTGGGGAGCTGTGGACATCGTTACTGGTAAGGCTACAAAGATTTGGTCCGGCTTTATTGAACAACATATTACGGCTGATATTTCATTCGCGTTGTGGCAATATTATCAACTTACGGGAGATCAAGAGTTTATGGATCGTTTCGGATATGAAATGTTATTTGATACTGCAACGTTCTGGGCTAGTCGTCTTGAGTGGAATGAGGAAAAAGGCTATTACGGTATAAACAATGTAATAGGTCCTGACGAGTATAAAGAGCATGTTAGTAACAATGCCTTCACAAATTATATGGCACATTGGAACATTGAACTGGCCATCGAGTATTATAACGAGTTGACTTCAGAACGTCCTGAGCTTTGGGCATCCTTAAATAAAAAACTTAATCTGGAAGAGGCATTTAGTAAGTGGACAACTAAGATTAGGAAAATATATTTGCCTGAACCTCGAGAAGAAGATTTAGTAATACCACAGGATGACACTTATTTGACTAAGAAAACTATTGATCTAACAAAATACAAAAATCAAAACCATGTGGGCTCAATTTTTGAAGATTACAATTTAGAACAAGTGAACGATATTCAAGTATCAAAACAAGCTGACATCATGGTGTTATTCTATTTGCTTGAAAATAAATTTTCTAAAGATGTTAAGCGTGCTAACTGGAATTATTATGAGCCAAAAACTTTACATGATTCTTCTTTGAGTTTATCTACACATAGTGTATTAGCATCAGATATGGATGATCCAGAGCTTGCTTACAGTCTGTTTGAACGAGCTGCACGAATTGATTTAGGACCAAATATGAAATCATCTGATCATGGTATGCATACAGCATCTATCGGAGGTGTGTGGCAATGCGTAGTGAATGGTTTTGGTGGAGTTCGTATGCTGGATGGAAAGCTTCGAATTGATTCAAAATTACCAAAGCAGTGGAACAAGCTTAAGTTCCCGATTAACTGGAAGGGTGACCGTTTAGAAGTAACGGTTACGCCATCTACTATTATTGTAAAAAACGTATCGCAAAAGAATACACAAGTTGAATTCGAAGCGCATGGTAAGCAGTACACACTTAGTGATGAATTAACTATTCAATACTAG